The Vibrio agarivorans genome window below encodes:
- a CDS encoding flagellin: protein MTITVNTNVSAMTAQRYLNKASNDLNTSMERLSSGHKINSARDDAAGLQISNRLTAQSRGLDVAMRNANDGISIAQTAEGAMNESTSILQRMRDLSIQSANGTNTDADRIAINDEVEALQAELNRIAETTSFGGRKLLNGQFGEASFQIGAASGEAVIMGLTSVRADDYRMGGQSYFATNGKDALWGVDPAASDIKFDFNDKEGNPVSIEIFAKAGDDIEQLATYINGQTDQLQASVSENGELQVFFAEAEVEDLGSVAISGGLATDLGLNGAAKVDTTVQDIDVRTVAGSQNAVGIIDSALKYIDAQRADLGAKQNRFDHTINNLANIQENVEASNSRIKDTDFAKETTQMTKNQILQQAGTSILAQAKQLPNSAVTLLQ from the coding sequence ATGACCATTACGGTGAACACCAACGTTTCAGCCATGACGGCTCAGCGTTACCTTAACAAGGCATCGAATGACCTTAACACGTCAATGGAACGCTTGTCTTCTGGACACAAAATCAACAGCGCTCGAGATGATGCTGCGGGTTTACAGATTTCTAACCGCTTGACGGCACAGTCGCGTGGTTTAGATGTTGCTATGCGCAACGCAAATGATGGTATTTCGATTGCCCAAACTGCTGAAGGCGCAATGAATGAGTCGACTTCGATTCTTCAACGTATGCGTGACCTATCTATTCAGTCGGCAAACGGTACTAATACAGATGCGGACCGTATCGCTATCAACGACGAAGTAGAAGCGCTACAAGCTGAATTGAATCGTATTGCTGAAACAACGTCATTCGGTGGCCGTAAGCTATTGAATGGTCAGTTCGGAGAGGCATCTTTCCAAATCGGTGCGGCTTCGGGTGAAGCGGTCATTATGGGCTTAACCAGTGTGCGTGCTGATGACTACCGTATGGGTGGTCAATCATACTTCGCGACAAATGGTAAAGATGCACTGTGGGGTGTTGATCCTGCAGCTTCTGACATCAAGTTTGACTTCAATGATAAAGAGGGCAACCCTGTTTCTATCGAGATTTTTGCGAAAGCGGGAGACGATATTGAGCAGCTTGCGACCTACATTAACGGTCAAACTGATCAACTTCAGGCATCAGTCAGTGAGAATGGCGAACTGCAAGTGTTCTTTGCTGAAGCTGAGGTTGAAGATCTTGGCTCTGTGGCAATCTCCGGTGGCCTAGCAACTGACCTTGGACTCAATGGTGCTGCTAAGGTGGACACAACAGTACAAGATATTGATGTTCGCACCGTTGCCGGCTCACAAAACGCCGTAGGCATTATTGATTCTGCGTTAAAATATATTGATGCGCAGCGTGCTGATCTCGGTGCTAAACAGAACCGTTTTGACCACACGATTAACAACTTGGCGAACATTCAAGAGAATGTTGAAGCGTCAAATAGCCGAATTAAAGATACGGACTTTGCGAAGGAAACGACGCAAATGACCAAAAACCAAATTTTGCAACAAGCAGGTACTTCTATCCTTGCTCAAGCAAAACAGTTGCCAAACTCTGCAGTAACGTTGCTGCAGTAG
- the ychF gene encoding redox-regulated ATPase YchF, producing the protein MGFKCGIVGLPNVGKSTLFNALTKAGIEAANFPFCTIEPNTGIVPVPDLRLDALAKIVNPQKILPTTMEFVDIAGLVAGASRGEGLGNKFLANIRETDAIGHVVRCFENENIVHVAGKVSPIEDIEVINLELALADLDSCERAIQRNAKKAKGGDKDAKFEITVLEKLLPVLTEGGMARTVELSKEELAAIGYLNFLTLKPTMYIANVNEDGFEDNPYLDAVREFAAKENNVVVPVCAAIESELSELEDEDREEFLADMGIEEPGLNRVIRSGYDLLTLQTYFTAGVKEVRAWTIPVGATAPQSAGKIHTDFEKGFIRAEVVGYDDFIEFNGESGAKDAGKWRLEGKDYIVKDGDVIHFRFNV; encoded by the coding sequence ATGGGTTTTAAATGTGGCATCGTTGGTCTACCAAACGTAGGTAAGTCAACTCTGTTTAACGCACTGACTAAAGCGGGTATCGAAGCCGCTAACTTCCCTTTCTGTACGATCGAGCCAAACACTGGCATCGTACCTGTGCCAGATCTACGTCTAGATGCACTCGCGAAGATCGTTAATCCACAGAAGATCCTGCCGACAACGATGGAATTTGTTGATATCGCTGGTCTAGTAGCAGGTGCATCTCGAGGTGAAGGTCTAGGTAACAAATTCCTAGCGAATATCCGTGAAACTGATGCGATTGGTCACGTTGTTCGCTGTTTTGAGAATGAAAACATTGTTCACGTTGCCGGTAAAGTATCACCAATCGAAGACATCGAGGTGATCAACCTTGAACTTGCACTGGCTGACTTAGACTCTTGTGAGCGCGCTATTCAGCGTAATGCTAAGAAAGCAAAGGGTGGCGACAAAGACGCGAAATTTGAAATCACAGTACTTGAAAAGCTACTTCCTGTGCTAACTGAAGGCGGTATGGCACGTACTGTTGAGCTTAGTAAAGAAGAGTTGGCGGCGATCGGCTACCTAAACTTCTTAACATTAAAGCCAACAATGTACATCGCTAACGTTAACGAAGATGGCTTTGAAGATAATCCATACCTAGACGCGGTACGCGAGTTCGCAGCAAAAGAAAACAATGTTGTTGTGCCAGTTTGTGCAGCGATTGAATCTGAGCTTTCAGAACTAGAGGACGAAGACCGTGAAGAGTTCCTAGCTGATATGGGTATTGAAGAGCCGGGTCTAAACCGCGTTATCCGTTCTGGCTACGATCTACTAACTCTGCAAACTTACTTCACTGCGGGTGTAAAAGAAGTTCGCGCATGGACTATCCCTGTTGGTGCGACTGCACCTCAATCAGCAGGTAAGATCCACACTGACTTTGAAAAAGGCTTCATCCGAGCTGAAGTTGTTGGTTATGACGATTTTATCGAGTTCAATGGTGAGAGCGGTGCTAAAGATGCAGGTAAATGGCGTCTAGAAGGTAAAGATTACATCGTAAAAGACGGTGACGTAATCCACTTCCGCTTTAACGTGTAA
- the pth gene encoding aminoacyl-tRNA hydrolase, whose product MSQQIKLLVGLANPGPEYAKTRHNAGAWVVEELARSNNVILKNETKFFGYTGRIMVNGEDLRLLIPTTFMNLSGKAIAALAKFYQIKPEEIMVAHDELDLPPGVAKFKKGGGHGGHNGLRDTISKLGNNKEFYRLRIGIGHPGHKDKVAGYVLGKAPAKEQECLDAVVDESVRCLDILIKDGLTKAQNRLHTFKAE is encoded by the coding sequence TTGAGTCAACAAATTAAATTGCTTGTTGGTCTAGCGAATCCTGGACCTGAATACGCTAAGACACGCCACAACGCAGGGGCGTGGGTAGTTGAAGAATTAGCTCGTTCAAACAATGTTATCTTGAAAAACGAAACCAAGTTTTTTGGATACACTGGGCGCATCATGGTAAACGGCGAAGATCTCCGCCTACTGATACCGACGACTTTTATGAACTTATCAGGGAAAGCTATTGCTGCATTGGCAAAGTTTTACCAAATTAAGCCGGAAGAGATCATGGTGGCACATGATGAACTTGATCTTCCTCCAGGTGTAGCTAAGTTCAAAAAGGGTGGCGGACACGGAGGCCACAATGGCTTGCGTGACACCATCAGTAAACTTGGGAACAACAAAGAATTTTACCGTCTAAGAATTGGCATTGGCCATCCTGGGCACAAAGATAAAGTAGCCGGTTATGTGCTAGGCAAAGCTCCAGCAAAAGAGCAAGAATGTCTCGATGCTGTGGTCGACGAATCCGTTCGTTGTTTAGATATCCTTATTAAGGATGGCCTAACTAAAGCACAAAACCGTTTACACACGTTCAAAGCTGAATAA
- a CDS encoding ribose-phosphate pyrophosphokinase has protein sequence MPDMKLFAGNATPDLAQRIADRLYISLGDATVSRFSDGEVAVQINENVRGSDVFIIQSTCAPTNDNLMELVVMIDAMRRASAGRITAVIPYFGYARQDRRVRSARVPITAKVVADFLSNVGVDRVLTIDLHAEQIQGFFDVPVDNIFGTPVLLEDMQSRGLENPVVVSPDLGGVVRARATAKALGDIDIAIVDKRRPRANVSEVMNLIGDVEGRDCVIVDDMIDTGGTLCKAAEALKERGAKRVFAYATHAVFSGNAPSNIKNSVLDQVIITDSISISKEMAATGKVTTLSLSRMLAEAIRRISNEESISAMFNQ, from the coding sequence GTGCCTGATATGAAGCTATTTGCTGGTAACGCAACACCTGATCTAGCCCAACGTATTGCTGACCGTCTATACATCTCTCTTGGAGACGCTACTGTTTCTCGTTTTTCTGACGGCGAAGTTGCAGTGCAAATCAACGAAAATGTTCGTGGTAGTGATGTATTCATCATTCAATCTACTTGTGCTCCAACCAATGACAACTTAATGGAATTGGTTGTAATGATTGATGCAATGCGCCGCGCTTCAGCGGGCCGTATTACAGCAGTAATCCCTTACTTCGGTTATGCTCGTCAAGACCGTCGTGTACGTTCTGCTCGCGTGCCAATCACTGCTAAAGTCGTTGCTGATTTCCTATCAAACGTGGGTGTTGACCGCGTTTTGACAATCGACCTACACGCAGAACAAATCCAAGGCTTCTTCGACGTTCCTGTTGATAACATCTTTGGTACTCCAGTACTTCTTGAAGACATGCAATCTCGTGGTCTAGAAAACCCAGTCGTGGTTTCTCCTGACCTAGGTGGTGTTGTACGTGCTCGCGCAACAGCGAAAGCACTTGGCGACATCGACATTGCTATCGTTGATAAGCGCCGTCCACGCGCTAACGTATCTGAAGTGATGAACCTGATCGGTGACGTTGAAGGTCGTGACTGTGTTATCGTCGATGACATGATCGATACTGGTGGCACACTATGTAAAGCTGCAGAAGCGCTAAAAGAACGTGGTGCTAAACGTGTATTTGCTTACGCTACACACGCCGTGTTCTCTGGTAACGCGCCTTCAAACATTAAGAACTCTGTTCTTGACCAAGTGATCATCACAGATTCTATCTCTATCTCTAAAGAGATGGCAGCGACAGGCAAAGTCACCACACTTAGCCTTTCTCGCATGCTTGCTGAGGCAATCCGCCGCATCAGCAATGAAGAGTCAATCTCTGCGATGTTCAATCAGTAA
- the ispE gene encoding 4-(cytidine 5'-diphospho)-2-C-methyl-D-erythritol kinase — MTQAFIWPSPAKLNLFLYINNQRADGYHELQTLFQFVNFGDELVITPNQSGKITISPQIEGLALEDNLIWKAAMSLKAHTTPEQGAHIELTKKLPMGGGIGGGSSNAATALVALNTLWSVNLSDDLLADIGLKLGADVPVFVRGHAAFAEGVGEKIVAVEPQEKWYLVVRPDVSIATVDIFRHPDLTRNTPKRPLDKLLNSQYENDCEKIVRLLYPEVDNQLSWLLQYAPSRLTGTGSCIFAEFDDEQSAQNVLTKLPSNVTAFVAQGRNISPLKEALATFNSPTN; from the coding sequence ATGACTCAAGCTTTCATCTGGCCATCACCAGCTAAACTCAACCTTTTTTTGTACATCAACAATCAGCGCGCAGACGGCTACCACGAACTGCAAACCCTATTTCAGTTTGTCAATTTCGGTGATGAATTAGTGATCACTCCCAACCAGTCGGGCAAAATCACGATTTCACCGCAAATCGAGGGACTGGCACTTGAAGATAACCTTATCTGGAAAGCGGCCATGTCACTTAAAGCGCATACTACTCCAGAGCAAGGCGCACACATCGAGCTCACCAAAAAACTGCCAATGGGGGGAGGCATTGGTGGCGGCTCATCCAATGCGGCGACAGCATTGGTAGCGCTAAACACACTTTGGTCAGTGAACTTGTCTGACGATCTCCTTGCAGATATCGGTTTGAAATTGGGGGCAGATGTACCGGTTTTTGTGCGTGGTCACGCCGCGTTTGCAGAGGGGGTTGGCGAGAAGATTGTCGCTGTTGAGCCGCAAGAAAAATGGTATTTGGTGGTGAGACCGGATGTCAGCATCGCGACTGTCGATATTTTTCGTCATCCTGATTTGACGCGAAATACGCCAAAACGCCCACTGGACAAGCTTTTGAACTCGCAATACGAAAACGATTGCGAAAAAATTGTCAGATTGCTGTATCCAGAGGTTGATAACCAACTTTCATGGCTGCTACAATACGCGCCGTCAAGATTGACGGGGACAGGTTCGTGTATTTTTGCTGAGTTTGACGATGAGCAATCCGCTCAAAATGTCCTCACAAAACTGCCGTCAAATGTCACTGCTTTTGTCGCTCAAGGGCGTAATATTTCGCCACTGAAAGAAGCATTAGCCACCTTCAATTCTCCGACAAATTAA
- the lolB gene encoding lipoprotein insertase outer membrane protein LolB, whose translation MNLKNFLRVAILLSSSLLILAGCSSLPESETSVEWQSHQQKLQTIASYQANGKLGYIGPEQRQSLNFYWRDSKQNNQLTLRTIIGQTVLSISSSPSGAEVTTMEGDTYKGQNAQQLIAELTGLDIPADSLPRWLLGLPADADQFELNNENTLGALDKQINGQHWRLTYSRYSDVLLDGENIPLPSRMTLTNGETKLNIVISKWAINR comes from the coding sequence ATGAATCTTAAAAACTTCTTACGCGTAGCCATACTTTTATCTAGTTCACTGCTCATACTTGCAGGCTGTAGCTCTTTGCCTGAAAGCGAAACCAGTGTTGAGTGGCAAAGCCACCAGCAAAAACTGCAAACCATCGCGAGTTATCAAGCCAATGGTAAGTTAGGTTACATCGGCCCCGAACAACGCCAATCACTCAACTTTTATTGGCGTGACTCAAAGCAGAACAATCAACTGACTCTGCGTACGATCATTGGCCAAACCGTACTCTCTATTTCATCTAGCCCATCTGGGGCTGAAGTAACAACAATGGAGGGTGATACCTATAAAGGCCAAAATGCACAACAGCTGATTGCTGAGCTTACTGGCTTAGATATCCCAGCAGACTCTCTGCCTCGCTGGCTACTTGGCCTGCCTGCTGATGCTGACCAATTTGAGCTCAACAACGAGAACACACTTGGGGCATTAGATAAACAAATCAACGGCCAGCATTGGCGCTTAACTTATTCTCGTTATAGTGATGTGCTGTTGGATGGTGAGAATATCCCACTGCCATCACGCATGACACTCACCAACGGCGAAACCAAACTCAATATTGTTATCTCTAAATGGGCAATCAATCGATGA
- the hemA gene encoding glutamyl-tRNA reductase, with amino-acid sequence MTLLALGINHNTASVELREKVAFGPDKLSQALSELKQVDGIDGGVILSTCNRTELYCDVSAHDERALVDWLTQFHQVESSELRSSIYVHQDADAISHLMRVSCGLDSLVLGEPQILGQVKQAFADAKTHQSVNMSIEKLFQKGFSVAKRVRTETDIGGSAVSVAYAACTLAKHIFESLAKSTVLLVGAGETIELVAKHLSSNGCSKMIVANRTRERALGLATEFGAEVISLSEIPDHLAKADIVISSTASPLPIIGKGMVETSLKTRKHQPMLLIDIAVPRDIESQVGDLDDAYLYTVDDLQSIVDSNIEQRRAEAVQAEAIVKEESTVFMDWHRSLKSVNGIRDYRDNAHEIRKSLLEKGLQALASGTDPEKVLTELSNKLTNKLIHTPTQAMQQAAQEGQHDKLQIIRESLGLDTDASHG; translated from the coding sequence ATGACCTTGCTTGCTCTTGGCATCAACCACAATACTGCTTCTGTAGAGTTGCGTGAAAAAGTCGCCTTTGGTCCCGATAAGCTGTCTCAGGCTTTATCTGAACTCAAGCAAGTTGATGGTATCGATGGTGGTGTGATCCTCTCTACCTGCAATCGCACCGAGCTTTATTGTGACGTTAGTGCTCATGATGAACGTGCGCTTGTCGATTGGCTAACCCAGTTTCACCAAGTGGAATCCAGTGAGCTTCGTTCGAGTATTTATGTTCACCAAGACGCTGATGCAATTTCGCACTTAATGCGTGTTTCGTGTGGGTTGGATTCGTTGGTGTTGGGTGAGCCTCAGATTCTCGGGCAGGTAAAACAAGCCTTTGCGGACGCGAAAACGCATCAATCTGTCAATATGTCGATTGAAAAACTGTTCCAGAAAGGCTTCTCTGTTGCGAAGCGGGTTAGAACAGAAACCGATATCGGTGGTTCAGCAGTCTCGGTGGCTTATGCGGCTTGTACGCTGGCAAAGCATATCTTCGAGTCACTGGCCAAATCTACCGTGTTGTTGGTCGGTGCGGGTGAAACCATTGAGTTGGTGGCAAAACACTTGTCGAGTAATGGCTGCAGTAAGATGATTGTTGCTAACCGAACTCGTGAGCGTGCGCTAGGCCTCGCAACTGAGTTTGGTGCTGAAGTGATCTCTTTAAGTGAGATCCCTGACCACTTAGCGAAAGCAGACATCGTGATCAGTTCTACTGCAAGTCCTCTACCTATCATCGGTAAAGGCATGGTGGAGACCTCACTTAAGACACGTAAACATCAACCGATGCTATTGATTGATATTGCGGTGCCGCGTGATATTGAGTCTCAAGTGGGCGATCTTGATGACGCTTATCTCTACACGGTGGATGATCTACAATCGATAGTAGATTCAAATATAGAACAACGCCGAGCCGAGGCGGTGCAAGCAGAAGCGATAGTCAAAGAAGAGAGCACAGTTTTCATGGACTGGCATCGTTCACTCAAGTCGGTGAATGGGATTCGTGACTACCGTGATAATGCGCATGAAATTCGTAAGTCACTATTAGAAAAGGGCCTGCAAGCTTTGGCTTCTGGTACTGACCCTGAAAAAGTGCTTACAGAGCTGAGTAATAAGCTCACCAATAAGTTGATCCATACCCCGACGCAAGCGATGCAGCAAGCGGCGCAAGAAGGACAACACGATAAACTACAAATTATCCGAGAGTCGCTTGGTTTAGATACTGACGCCTCTCATGGATAA
- the prfA gene encoding peptide chain release factor 1, with amino-acid sequence MKASILVKLETLVERYEEVQHLLGDPDVIGDQDKFRALSREYSQLEEVTKCFQAYQQAQEDLEAAEEMAKEDDEEMREMAQEEIKEAKETIERLNDELQILLLPKDPNDERNCFLEIRAGAGGDEAGIFAGNLFRMYSKFAEKRGWRVEVMSCNESEQGGYKEMIAKVSGDGVYGTMKFESGGHRVQRVPETESQGRVHTSACTVAVMPEIPEADLPEIKAADLKIDTFRASGAGGQHVNTTDSAIRITHLPTGTVVECQDERSQHKNKAKAMSVLAARIVQAEEARRAAEVSDTRRNLLGSGDRSDRIRTYNYPQGRVSDHRINLTIYRLNEVLEGDMQSLVDPVIQEHQADQLAALAENN; translated from the coding sequence ATGAAAGCCTCAATTTTAGTGAAACTAGAAACGCTCGTTGAACGTTATGAAGAAGTTCAACACCTGCTGGGTGATCCCGATGTGATTGGCGATCAGGACAAGTTCCGTGCGCTGTCACGCGAGTACTCACAGCTTGAAGAGGTCACCAAGTGTTTCCAAGCCTATCAGCAAGCTCAAGAAGATCTTGAAGCGGCAGAAGAGATGGCAAAAGAAGACGACGAAGAGATGCGCGAAATGGCGCAAGAAGAAATTAAAGAAGCCAAAGAGACGATTGAGCGCCTAAACGATGAGCTTCAAATCCTTCTTCTTCCAAAAGATCCGAACGATGAGCGCAACTGTTTCCTAGAGATCCGTGCTGGTGCGGGTGGTGATGAAGCAGGTATCTTCGCGGGTAATTTATTCCGTATGTACTCTAAGTTCGCAGAAAAGAGAGGCTGGCGTGTTGAAGTGATGAGCTGCAACGAGTCAGAGCAGGGCGGCTATAAAGAGATGATCGCAAAAGTCAGTGGCGATGGCGTTTACGGTACGATGAAGTTCGAGTCAGGCGGTCACCGCGTACAGCGTGTGCCTGAAACCGAATCTCAAGGTCGTGTGCACACGTCTGCTTGTACTGTAGCGGTAATGCCTGAAATTCCAGAAGCGGACTTGCCAGAAATTAAAGCGGCAGACCTGAAAATTGATACTTTCCGTGCATCAGGCGCGGGTGGTCAGCACGTTAACACCACCGACTCTGCAATCCGTATTACTCACTTACCAACCGGGACAGTAGTTGAGTGTCAGGACGAGCGTTCTCAGCATAAGAACAAAGCGAAAGCGATGTCGGTTCTTGCGGCACGTATTGTACAGGCTGAAGAAGCACGCCGCGCTGCAGAGGTGTCTGATACGCGTCGTAACCTATTAGGATCTGGCGATCGTAGTGACCGTATACGTACATACAACTACCCACAAGGCCGAGTATCAGACCACCGTATCAACCTGACTATCTACCGTCTAAATGAAGTGCTTGAGGGCGATATGCAATCATTGGTTGATCCAGTGATTCAAGAGCACCAAGCGGATCAGCTAGCTGCATTGGCTGAAAATAACTAA
- the prmC gene encoding peptide chain release factor N(5)-glutamine methyltransferase has product MSTQRIDTTLRAITARLVESGSESPSLDASLLLCHILDKPRSYLLTWPEKALSEQELSQLELFVIRREKGEPMAYILGFREFWSLNLKVATSTLIPRPDTERLVELALDKAMDQEGDILDLGTGTGAIALALASELPKRQVFGVDFQQSAFELASENRDRLQLHNAQFMQGSWYEPIQPGAKFAVITSNPPYIDAADPHLDQGDVRFEPKTALVADDNGLADIRYITEHARQYLATGGWLLLEHGYQQGEAVREILVEFGFDSVSTEKDFGDNDRVTLGQWNIKE; this is encoded by the coding sequence ATGTCTACACAACGTATCGATACTACCTTGCGAGCGATAACGGCTCGCTTGGTTGAGAGCGGCAGTGAGTCTCCCTCTTTGGATGCCTCCCTGCTGCTTTGTCATATCTTGGATAAGCCAAGAAGTTACCTTTTAACTTGGCCAGAAAAAGCGCTTTCGGAGCAAGAGCTGTCGCAACTGGAGTTGTTCGTGATACGTCGTGAGAAGGGTGAGCCTATGGCTTATATTCTCGGCTTTCGTGAGTTTTGGTCACTGAACTTAAAAGTGGCCACGTCGACGCTCATTCCCCGTCCAGATACAGAACGTTTGGTCGAGCTTGCACTCGATAAAGCGATGGATCAAGAAGGCGATATTCTGGATTTAGGCACAGGTACCGGTGCGATTGCATTGGCTTTGGCGTCAGAGTTGCCGAAAAGGCAGGTATTTGGCGTCGACTTTCAGCAAAGCGCATTTGAGTTAGCCAGTGAGAACCGTGATCGTTTGCAACTGCACAATGCACAGTTTATGCAGGGCAGTTGGTATGAACCGATTCAACCTGGCGCAAAGTTTGCTGTTATCACGTCAAATCCACCCTACATTGACGCGGCTGATCCGCACTTAGACCAAGGTGACGTGCGCTTTGAGCCAAAAACGGCTTTGGTTGCCGATGACAATGGTCTTGCCGATATTCGTTACATCACTGAACACGCTCGGCAATATCTTGCCACAGGCGGATGGTTGCTATTGGAACATGGCTACCAACAAGGTGAAGCAGTACGCGAAATATTGGTTGAGTTTGGCTTTGACAGCGTGTCAACCGAGAAAGATTTTGGTGACAATGACCGTGTAACGCTCGGTCAGTGGAACATAAAGGAATAG
- a CDS encoding SirB2 family protein produces the protein MYEGIKHLHLLTIALSAALLTVRYAMMMASSGLTNAKFFKVFPHINDTVLLISGLVLIMITGFVPFTPQGLWLTEKFTCVFAYIALGFFSLKLAKNNLLRTFAFFGAMGWLAMAGKIAVTKTPLFFG, from the coding sequence ATGTACGAAGGAATTAAGCATCTTCACCTGTTAACGATTGCATTGAGCGCCGCTTTGTTAACGGTTCGCTATGCGATGATGATGGCAAGCTCAGGTTTGACTAACGCGAAGTTTTTTAAGGTATTTCCGCACATCAATGATACCGTATTACTGATATCAGGGCTTGTGCTTATCATGATTACCGGTTTTGTGCCGTTTACACCACAAGGCTTATGGTTAACTGAGAAGTTTACCTGTGTATTTGCCTACATTGCGCTTGGCTTCTTTTCGTTGAAATTAGCAAAAAATAACTTATTGCGTACCTTTGCATTTTTCGGTGCGATGGGATGGTTAGCGATGGCTGGTAAAATCGCAGTAACGAAAACACCGCTGTTTTTCGGTTAA
- a CDS encoding SirB1 family protein yields the protein MQELFDEDFDSIELVEGALILNEAINPETQVHWAHQELSRLLKEAELALVAERHEQTRFEGLLRLFYSDWGFQGDKESYFHSNNGFVDQVLERRKGIPVSLGAILMYVARHLGFRVHGIAFPTQFVLRIDWQDGQHSYLNPFNGEYVTTHTMRAWLVGHDGPLAKISAADLEVTDNATVIGRWLALLKSALLREESFALALRCTDLALTFVPDDPYEIRDRGFIYQQLECHNVALNDYQFFIDQCPEDPAAELLKTQVNLMSRKEVVLH from the coding sequence ATGCAAGAACTGTTTGACGAAGATTTTGATTCGATTGAGTTAGTCGAAGGGGCATTGATTCTCAATGAAGCGATCAATCCTGAGACTCAGGTGCATTGGGCTCATCAAGAGCTCAGTCGACTATTGAAAGAGGCTGAGCTGGCACTAGTGGCAGAGCGCCATGAGCAAACTCGCTTTGAGGGTTTGTTACGCCTGTTTTACTCCGACTGGGGTTTTCAAGGTGACAAAGAGAGTTACTTTCACTCAAATAATGGCTTTGTGGATCAAGTGCTCGAACGCCGTAAGGGCATCCCGGTCAGCTTAGGCGCTATTTTAATGTACGTTGCCCGCCATCTCGGTTTTCGTGTTCACGGTATCGCTTTTCCGACTCAATTTGTGTTGCGTATTGATTGGCAAGATGGCCAGCATAGCTACCTTAACCCATTCAATGGTGAGTATGTAACGACACACACGATGCGTGCTTGGCTCGTGGGGCATGATGGCCCATTAGCAAAAATCAGCGCCGCGGATTTGGAAGTGACCGATAACGCAACCGTGATTGGTCGTTGGCTGGCCCTATTAAAAAGTGCACTTTTGCGTGAAGAGAGCTTTGCGCTAGCGCTGCGTTGTACTGACCTAGCACTGACGTTTGTACCAGATGATCCGTATGAGATCCGCGACCGTGGCTTTATCTATCAGCAACTTGAGTGTCATAATGTTGCCCTGAATGACTATCAGTTTTTTATTGATCAATGCCCTGAAGACCCAGCGGCAGAGCTGCTTAAGACTCAAGTGAATCTGATGAGTCGTAAGGAAGTTGTACTACACTAA
- the kdsA gene encoding 3-deoxy-8-phosphooctulonate synthase gives MEQKVVHVGDIPVANDKPFTLFAGMNVLESRDLAMQICEHYVKVTEKLGIPYVFKASFDKANRSSVHSYRGPGLEEGMKIFQELKDTFGVKIITDVHTEAQAQPVADVVDVIQLPAFLARQTDLVEAMAKTGAVINVKKPQFMSPGQVGNIVEKFAECGNDNVILCERGACHGYDNLVVDMLGFGVMKQASKGSPIIFDVTHSLQMRDPSGAASGGRREQTVELAKAGLATGIAGLFIEAHPNPEKALCDGPSALPLDKLEPFLAQMKALDDLIKGFEHIDIR, from the coding sequence ATGGAACAAAAAGTAGTCCACGTTGGCGATATCCCTGTCGCAAACGACAAGCCATTTACTCTATTTGCTGGTATGAACGTACTGGAATCTCGTGATCTAGCGATGCAGATCTGTGAGCACTACGTAAAAGTGACAGAAAAGCTAGGTATCCCTTACGTATTCAAAGCGTCTTTTGATAAAGCGAACCGCAGTTCTGTTCACTCATACCGTGGCCCTGGCCTTGAAGAAGGCATGAAGATTTTCCAAGAGCTGAAAGATACCTTTGGCGTGAAAATCATTACTGACGTACACACAGAAGCACAAGCACAACCGGTTGCTGATGTTGTTGATGTTATTCAGCTACCTGCGTTCCTTGCACGTCAAACCGATCTGGTTGAGGCGATGGCGAAGACTGGTGCTGTAATTAACGTCAAGAAACCTCAGTTTATGAGCCCAGGTCAAGTGGGTAACATTGTTGAGAAATTCGCTGAGTGTGGCAACGACAATGTGATTCTATGTGAACGCGGTGCTTGCCACGGTTACGATAACCTTGTGGTTGATATGCTTGGTTTCGGCGTAATGAAGCAAGCATCAAAAGGCAGCCCAATCATTTTTGATGTGACTCACTCATTGCAGATGCGTGACCCATCAGGCGCGGCTTCTGGTGGTCGTCGTGAACAGACAGTAGAACTTGCTAAAGCTGGTCTTGCGACTGGTATTGCTGGCCTATTTATCGAAGCGCACCCGAATCCAGAGAAAGCACTTTGCGATGGCCCTTCGGCGTTGCCACTAGACAAGCTAGAGCCATTCCTAGCCCAAATGAAAGCCCTTGATGATCTTATTAAAGGCTTTGAGCACATTGATATTCGCTAG